A window of Aptenodytes patagonicus chromosome 1, bAptPat1.pri.cur, whole genome shotgun sequence genomic DNA:
TCTGGTGGACAGCTATAGACTGTTTTCTCAAGAGAACCGTACTACAGAAGGGAAACAGTTGGCAGCATCTCTAAAGATATGCTTTTAAGAGAGTTCACAAACTCCCCAAAACATCTTCTCCTCGAAATCAACAGAAACGGACAGTGCACTCACTAAACTGCTCAGTATCACTCTTACAGGCCCAACCTTAGCGTTCACTAGGAGTGGGTAAAGTTTCAGTTCTTAAAGATGCAAATACCGTCTCTTGGAATAAGAAAAGAGATTATCCTTTCCTTGGCCAATGCTATAAACATCTGCACTCCCATTTGTGGGGCATACCACGCATCACTTCTTGACAAATATCTTTGAATTCCCAAGAACATTAAATTTGCTTGAGCAagtacaagggaaaaaaaaaaagaggaagcttAGTGATAACAAATGGCAACATACCAAGTACTACTATTTTGTAACTCTAAATTAATCAGCCATAACTCCATAACAAAGTGACATGCAATATCCTGCTTCCTTACCTGACGCTAACACATTCCCAGGAAGGCTTCGTATGGAACAGAATCAGATGTTTGCTGTCATCTGTCAAGGCAAAATAATCTCCTGATGGGGAGAAGGCAAAAGCTAGGATGTCATCACTTCCTTTATCTGTCGGTTTTCCATCCTGCCTAACGGAGAGAAGGGGAACAACAGTTCACAACCTGACAGTTACTGAAATCCTTAAGAAGAGAAGGTTGTTCTCACACCACCAAGAAGGAGCATGAAAAACAAAGTACAACGCTAAAGGTTTTATTTGTGCTTAAAATGTTGAGCCAACTTGAacattaatgcaaagaaaaaagccaagaaaaaggaaactgataTAAGGTCTAAGCTTGTATCAttgcctgcttaaaaaaaaacccactagggTTCGTGCTAGCAGATCTTGATACAAATTTAGGAGAAAACAGTAAAATTGGCTACAGGTAAAACAATGTCCACTGGTTGAATTTAAACTAAGAAAAAGACTTTTTCGGGGTTTGAAATCTTATGACTTAGAGAATAGACCTGAAGGAGGAGTTATGTAACtggtctgtggttttttttttttttcctaactgtctTAGATGGTCtaataaaaaatgcagcatttttctgtaaatgtcttGACCGAGAAGAATCATACAGAATCATTGATTATACTACTGGTGTttctctaaaaaagaaaaaggtgtacAGCCTCCCCTCTgggatgaaaaagaaacaaaaaaatacatacacatatatccGTCAGGGTTAGCAAAAACAACCTAGCCATCACCTGATCAAGGAGTCATCCCatgacttgcttttattttcttcacttccACATAACCTCAGGAGGAGATGCACCCTCTGGGAAAACAGCAGATTGCCTAAGCAGATTTTCTCACCCTTTATTTCCTAAGGTCGTCTTCTCCGCATTGATGCAATCGTACACGAACAGACTATCAtcactgcaaatgaaaaacaacagaCTAAAACCACTGGAACTAGAACAACCACAAGCTTAACTATGAAGAGTGTCAACTCTTTTGTAACATGCTATTATTTCGCGGTTATTTGCGCAACTGACCCCTATCTCGAGGAACCACCCCTGTGAAATTGGGCTCCCAAAGTGCTACGGATGCAGTATAAGTTTAAAACCTCGGACTGTACACACgtgccaaaaaaaagaaattgtcatCTGCTGGCAAAGTAACCCTGCCATTTCAGTTTTGTCAGGCTTAACATATTTGTCACTAGCATTTACCCTGCTGCTCACGTACCAGTGACGCGCCTCTCGTGGTGCATAATCGTGCCAGAAACCCGTTAAGACTAAAAAGCTTTAAAGTGATATTCAGTGACAGAAAACGCACACAAGGACCGCCGAAAGGCCTGCGCTCGGCCACGCAGGGCTCCCccgcaaggcagcagcaggcagagcctcCTGCACGCTCCCACCACCGCCCCCGGCCGCCAGCTGCGCAGCCCCGGCAGGAAGGCCCCGCCGCTCACCGCGGAAGCCGCAGGGGACATGCGGCgagcccggcgagcccccgcggggcagcccccggcagcgAGCAGAGGGGCGGCCTCTGCCGCTCGGATCCGCGGCCCCCACCCCGCAGCCGCCCCACCCGGCACTGACCCGGGCTCCCTGTACCGCGCCGCCAGGAGCCGGCCGCCGCCGCTGGCGGCCATCACCGCCCCGCGGAGCGCCAGCGCCGGCCCGGCACCGGGGctgcgccccccgccgccgccgccgccgccaccctcCATACGTCAGTACCACCACGTGCGCGCCACGGCGGGCGCAGGATACAGGCGTCACCGCACGAAGCGATGACGTACGGGCTGTGCCGCGCCTGCGCGGTGGGGGAGGCCCTGGTGGCGAGCCTGCGAGGCAGCGTCTGTCCCGCTGCGGGTGCCCGGAAACACCTCCCCGCCTCCAGAAGGGGCTcggcgccccgcctgcccgcccgcgcGGAGGCGGCAGCCTTCCCCGAGGCCGGAGGGCTGCCGAGGGGAATGGGCGGCGCAGACAGGCCGCTAGCGGGGCGCGCAGCCTTCCCCTGAGCGCGTACCGGGCTGCGGGGAACCGAAGGGGCCGGGCAGCGGCGCCGGCTGTGCCGCACGCCAAGCCGCGGGCGCAGCGCAAGCTTTGCCTTGCGCGGCGGGGTTTGGGTTATCCGGCCCGCCTAGCGCCGCGGGGGGGTTGGCGGGGCCGCGCTTCAGGCGGCAGCTCCGTCGCGTCCCGGTGGCGCGGCCTGAACAGAGAGCACGGCAGCAGGAGGAAGTAACTTTCAATGGCTGCGTTACGCGTTATTACTCAAGCGTGTAACTGCAGATAACGGACAACGTAAATGGCCGCTTTTACCTGAAAAGCGGCGGTTCCGttttaaaatactggttttctCCGCCCTAGGCGCTCTAAGTGGTAACTTGCAGGCCCCGGTCAGGCCGCTCAGAAGACACAAACTTGCCCATTTCCAACCCCGGTGACAAGTAACGACTCGGTGCTCCCGCAGCGGCGGCTGCCACCGGGCGGGGGCGGAGCCTCACCGCTTAGGCCCCGCCCGCCGGGAGgacccgcggccgccccggcgtTCGCGCAGCATCGTAGGGGCCCACGCCAAGATGGCCGCTCCCTCGCTGCTGGGCTGCGGCCGGGCGGCGACCCGCAAGGTACGGGGCAGGGCGGGCGCCGGAcgtggggagaggggcagggaggagctCCTCGGGCTGCCCCTACCCCCGCGCGGTTGCTCGGCTCCTCTGGGTGGCACGTACCCCGCCGGTCACCTTCCCTCCCCCGGGCCCGTTGCGCAGGTGTCGGCCGCCTCGGCTCAGGCCGCGGGGGTGGTGGGGGTGCGCATGCGCGGGGCAGAACAGCAGCCCCGCCTGCCGAGCCCCTCAAGCGAGGGGGGCTGGCGGCGTTTCCGCGCATGCGCCCTGGGCGTCGCGGACGGCGCGGGGGccgctccccccttcccccccccctttccccccttccccccctttccccccttctcccccccccccccccccccgggtctcCCTGTGCCCCGCCGATCACTTCTGTCCCGCTTCGTTCATTTGTTTTACGCGGTGCCTTGCAGGTGCTGCGGCTGGAGGCCCGGGGGCTGCGAGGGGCGGCCCCCTCCGCGGCGCTCTGCACCAGGCCGGCGGGCTCCGGGACGCCGCCGCTGCCAACGAGTAAGATGCTTGTTTCGCCCTGAGCGGTGGTGGGGTGTAAGTGAAAGCAAACGGGCGTACGGCCGCTCGTAGGAGAGCCTCCTTTTCTGGTGCTAAACCAGCAGGGTAGCTAACCGCCTTCCCCTGCGGCCTGCCAGCCTCGGGAGGTTTCTGCGCCCTGTGGTGGCGCCCAGACCGTAAAAGTTTATCTGCCCGCTGGATCGGGAAGCGCCCGTCTGAAGTTCAAGTCCCTCCGGTTGTCACTAAATAGGCAAGAAGAGCTTAGAAATGCTCGTGGCCACCTCTCTGAACAGCTGCTACGTAAGCCAAGAAAGCAAAAGGTCATCACCGCGTAAACAAGGGTTTCTGTTCAAACGTACTGCGTAGTAAGGAAACTAAAAGTAAAGGTCTGGTAGGAATGGGTCTGCGTGGGATGTGTTTATATTCATAGGCTATGCTACGAGCTTGGCACTTCTTTCCTGTTTATGTCACCGTAATACATTAGCTGCTGTGATGCTTGACCAAACTTAAGGAGAGCTATCATTACATTTGTCTTAATATAAAGAAGCTTTGCGAGTTGCCTGATGGAAATGAGTGTAGCAAGttactttttttaatgaggtgCAAAATCTGGTTTTGAACTGTAGATGTTCCCCCTCGTCTTTTGAAATGTTTGGATTATGAGGGTCAAAAAGCGTCCCAttttacagaaagagagaaagacttGCAAGATCTGAATATCTGCTTCAGGCAACAGTGTCGAGAAGCTGCAGAAAACTACGACAGCCCTGTTGTGTTAAATTTAGTTACAATGCTTCTTGCCCCATAGGTTTGCAAGCAAGGCAATACATGGACCTGGGTTTGGATGCTGCAGTGCATTCGACATGCAGAAGTATTTGAACCCCTTCTGTCCCTGACCAAAGTCAAAACATGAATGCAGATTTCAAAGAGAGATATCTTGTGCAAAATGCTGTTTGTAAATAGAAGCTCTCTGATTCAGTGAGTAGGATTCCCATCCCAAATTAGAGATCCAGGTGCTTAAACAGCAAAGTTCCATGGGACCGTATGTAGGAGTGAGCAGACTTGTTGACAGCTGTTGAAAAGATCACTTGAAGAGTAGTTGAATAGACTTCTGGCTTCTAATGTTAGCTTCTTAAATGCCAAGGCAAATAAAAGCTTGGTTGTTCCATTAAGAAAGCCTTTGCTGCATAGATTGATAAAAGCTTGATTGAACAACAAATCgctttttattataatttttttttggcacattATTTTAAGCGTATTTGAGATGTACTTTAGCATCGGTTTCTAGATTCAGTGTCCTGCAGCTCTGATTTCAGAAGGTGTCGGGAGACCTCTTAGGCCACCTCTTTCAGCCAGCTGCTTCCCCTGCAAATGGTTAAGGTTAGTTAAGGTGTATAGGATGCAGCTGTCTTTTTCAGATTCTAGCTGGAACAGGGTGTgcaaattttctttgctttgataAAATGGTCATGTTTACTTACGAAGTCAATGATGGGGAACAGACCTGTAATTTCTGCATGCCACCTTTCTGAGTGCGAACATGTTTTAAACACGTTCCGATAACGATACTGGTGTTACAAGCATCAGTAAGAATGCGTCTGGGAATAATATTCTTGTTGCTGATTTGAATGTATTGTTCTTTCGGCAAAGCAATGCAAATACAGATAAGGTGGTACAAAGTTTGAAGTACCCTGATTAAAGTGTCTGTACCGGTTGTATTAGACTTTATGATTGAAAGCTGAAACACGTATCTTTTTCACATATCCAAATATTActgtttaaagtatttttccagtaACACCTACTGTTAATGGTCGAGTTGAATGTTACCTGCCTTCTTGGTTTCTTAGGATGTCTTAACATTAATACTTCTTCAACTTTTGCTCAGCTTTCACTTGTCTGTCATCCCTTTGGGCATTCTCGTGTTAGTTTGACCTTCCTGTACACTTCTTTGAAGAGCtcttcaatcctaagtaatgttTCCTCACGTATTAGTTTCTGCAGGCTGCTATTTGGCTGTGTCAGTCTGTGCAGGGAGTCAGGCTTCTTTCAAAGGTGGCTGCCCATCCTCCTACTTCCccctgcccgccctccctccccaccctgcacCTTCCCTCTGGCAGAGAAGTATGTGCCTGAAATTATTCAAAAGTATTACCTGTATAGTAaactgatatttttttcatttgtacttaTGTTAAgaactctgtatttctttcttaaatactttgcttttaatttcacgtgtctgtctcttctgtgatgttttcatTTGGACATTCTGAATAGAAGCAAGTCTTTAGCAACTAATTATAGTAGCTCCTTGAATCATACAAGGTATTACTGTAAAATACTAGGAAGGGGGAAAACTGCATCTAGTTTATGGTCTTGTAAGGTAGACTTGGGTTTCCAAACTGTGCAGATAAATCTGCACAATAGACTGGAAACGTGTTGAATTACACTGCTGGTTGGAAGTGGTGCAACTCATAAAGAGAGTTGGCTTTGCTGTAGCAAATTTCAGTAGTGGTGTATCTTCTTAATGTGCTCCCAGTCCTCTTTGTCCTCCTGTTTTCTATAACCACAATAGTATTTGCTGTTGAGGATATCATTGGCACAAGCATCCAAGGGGTATTTGGTACTCTCTGAAAGGGCCTGAAAGTTGCTGCTTTCTCTTCAGCTGTTGGCTCCTTGTCTGGAGAATTTAGCTTAATAAAAGTATCCATGAGGGAGAAGAAACAAAGGCAGGCTAACATGAAGCATTAGGAGATCTTCTAAGACTTTTTTTACAAAGAGGTCTCAAACCAAAAATAGGAAGTGGAGGCAGTGAAGACTGGAGGAGGTAAGGTCTTGGGGAAATAATGTTAAACTGTGTTAGACACAATTCAGTTGGTAGGTCAGGTGGACACATGAACAAATAATACTTTCATGTATGGCCTCAGGTATCTCTTACTCTGCCACTTTGTCTCTAGGGAGTCATCCCTCCCTACTGCTTTAAAGGTAACTATTGCGAGAGGCTGGCTGTTGCTATGTCTGTTTACTATGTCTTCTGCTTCGCTGGCTTGCTCATAGACAAATATTATCTCTGTAGCAGCATATTTGAAGAGCTCAGCTAACAAGCTATCTTAATGTTCATCTGAGATAGGAAGGTGTCTGTAAACCATTTTCAGTGACACAGAATTGAAGCACAGAGAAGAACAGCTCTTGCGAGGAGTCTGGCAAAGCGAGGAGCAAAAGGCATTATCTCATGAGTTTCAGCATCGCAGCAGCAAAAACTGTTAAGTGTTAACTATAACTCTAGTTTCTTTAACTTAAAATGTCTTAAAGCTTTCTGCTTCTTAATGGCTGCATTTAGTATAATAACTTCTTTCAATTTGCTTTTTGCACTAGATTATCTCAGAAAGTTAAAATTGTATGGCTAAGATCGCTAATTAACAGCGGTGTCGGATATAATTATGATAATCCTCTTTATGCCGTTTCCTAGATGTAGTGGCACCACAGGGAAGCACCAAGCTGCTAGCCATCAAGGCACCAGCTGAATTTCCTAAAATGTTGTCTTCTAGCTCTCTCCTAGTATCTGCAAACAAAGGTGAGAGCATATCTAGTACTAACCTCGAGGAAGCTTCAAAACCTTCTGCTGAAGACATGAGGATGTTCATGTCAAGAAAAACTGTGGTTGCATTTCCTCAGCGAGTAGTTGTTTCTTCCCTTGAGGAAGAAAACCTCACTACACCTGCAACAGAAGGAGGCTTGAGGAAAGACTTGGTTGAGGAAGAAACTTCATCTTCGTCCAGCTCAGATTCAGATTCTAGCTCAGattctgaggaagaaaatgttGGTCATGATTCAGAAGTTGCCATTAAAACCAAAGTTGAATTTCCTAGACAAGAGTCCATCTTTTCTGAGAACACAGCGGTAAAGGCATCGATGCTAGCAAAAGAAAACTTGTCCCAGAAATCCCACAAAAAATACGTAGCTAAGAAGAAGCCACGCAAAACTGAAACTGATGTGTCTCCTATCAAGCAGGTTGCATTTTCTAAAACATCAGTCAGCCATGAAACATCAAAATCCAAAGCAAGAGACCCCAAAGTAAAATCAACTCCAAAAACAGCAGATCAGCAGAAGCTGGTCTTAGAACCACGCATGGTTGAAAGCCAAGACCTGACCGATGCCACTCATAAATCTGATTATTTGGAGGAAAAATCCATTGGAACCCAAGTAGCAGCTATTCAGCTGAAAGCTTCATCAGTGACTCaggaagacaaaaagcaaaaactggtatccagaggagaagaaaaacaggtgAAGAAGTCACAGGAGTCAGAAGCAGAAGTAACGGCTCCTAAACTAGAAGAAGAGACTTCTGAAAGCACGATGGTGGTGATGGGCTCTACAGCAAAAGAGGAGACCATTCAGGAAGCAGTCCAGCCTGGAGAAAGAAGCACGATAGAGGGTACACCTTTAAATTGTTTGAACTGTATTGATTCATCTGGGCTAGggtttaacttttttaaaagggTTTCCAAATCTTCTCTGTTCGTGATTCTCTGATCTTTATACTGAAGCTAACCGTGTAGCTGTGACTTTCTGGAAGATAAATTCTTGTTCATGGCTAATTGTTACAAGAGCTCAGTAATACTTAGTTTCCAGTTACGCTGTGAAAGGAAGTGGTCTTCATTTCACTGTATTTATAGTTTCATAAACCAGTTacttataaaatgaaaacaagattgTTTCCACtgtgagaaaaatcatgggttttATATGACAAAacttgttttccctcttttctcgGAAGGATTCGGTAGCTGCCTTTCTTCTGAGCCAAATTTGATGCTATCTGATTTTTGCATAAATCCtgttgtctttctctctctctctctttttttttttttttttttaagtcttgcaGTGTTTCTGATTTCAGTAGACTTCAAGAAATCATAGTGTAATGCCAGAAACAGGTATTGATTCTGAGATTGGTAGGTTGTAAGCGAGTCATGTTGAAGTAGCACAGAGTTGACCTTATAACCCAGTTTTTGTAGTGAGTTGGGGAGGAGACAGTGATATGTTTTAGGAAAGAGCATTGTGTACCATGTAATCATCTCCCTAGCTATACTTCCCTATCTAACTTACCCTTCTTATTTACTACCAGTCCTGTTAACTTACCTACTGATCTCATTCTGTGTATTTCAATAGCAAATGCCCCTCTGTCCTGACCTGTGGTGGCTTACCATTCTTGCCTTTCAACTTAGGCAGCATACCATTTTTAAGACCCCCCCCTACTGGTTGCTGCTTTGAATTAAAGAATTTGCCTCCTTGGAAGTAAAAGCAGCATAATTGTAAAGCTGCTTGGATATCATCCTTCAAGTGATACcgttgcagaaaaggccctgggggtccgggtggacagcaagttgaacacgagccagctatgtgcccttgcagcaaagaccatCAATGGtaacctgggctgcattaggagtgttgcgagcaggctgagggaggtgatccttccctggtgctgtgttcagttctgggctctggagagagtccagcgaggtgtcactaagatgatgaagagactggagtATCTCTCCtgtgaaaggctgagagagctgggactgttcagcccggagaagagaaagctcaggggggatctcatcaacgtatgtaaatacctgaagggtgAGTGCAAAGACGACAGAAGtaagactcttttcagtggtacccagtgacaggacaagaggcagtgggtacaaactgaaatacaggggTTTGCCTGAACctcaagaaatgctttttttttactgtgagggtgatggagcactggcacaggttgcccagagaggtggtggagtctccatccttggagacattcaaaagctgtctgagtatggtcctgggcagcctgctctagctgaccctgcttctGCATttggggttggaccagatgacctccagaggtatcttccaacctcaaccattctgtgactgtGAAGTGTCTAACCAGGTTAAGTGACAAATAATTGCTTTTGTACATCAGTTTCCAGGATACAGTGCTGAGTAAAAGACCTGCCTTCTGTTTTAAGGGGTTAGTTGGCTCATAATTTGATCTGTTTTATGAGTTGGAAGCTAAGCTTACCTTCCTCCCCGACCGCAACTCAAATGGTAAAATGCAGCACTGTTTGcaagtgacattttcatttacttgttCTTCCTTGCAGTCAGCAGCagaagctttctttaaaaaaaaaaaaaaatttgggaaaGGCTATTTGTGGTTATCTACAGATAATGCTTTTCTCCCCATTCATCCACAGTGGACTTCTAGATGctcaagcattatttttttttccacattgaaGCTGATATGAAGACCCCAAAAATGAGCACAGTTAACTTCAAGTATGAGAGGGAGGACTTGGTCCTAAAATGTGCTAATGATTCAAGGTGAACATTATTACACATCGAAGATCTATGAAACAGCCTCCCCTACTCCAACGCTGTAAATCCACAATAAGGTTAAGACCATGTGACAAACTTTTCCTGCAGATCTGTATCGATGAGGCAATAGTACCACTGTGCCTCAGACCCATCGTTATCATAACCGCACCAGCAAAACCCGTTTGGGTAGGACCTGGCTTTGCTGAAAACGGCACGTTTGCTGTTGAGCTCCTCTTGCTCTGTGGAGGTGGTAAGGCTGTGTGACAGCAGGGAAGTTTGTTTGGTACATGCTGCGCCCCTGCTAGAGGACTCTGCTGCAGTGGCTGTAGGAGAAGTGGGGGTTAGTACAGGCAAGTTCACACCCGTTACTGCTGGTGAAGTGTCTTTAGGTGCCAGGGGGTAGCAAAGAGCCAAACCTAGCTACACCATGTTCAACAGCGTCACTGGTATCTCCAGGTGTaccttgctctctcttccttttgaGGCCTTCTTTGAGAACAGCTACTGCTTTTCCATGTTTAATGTTCATGGTTAATGATAATACCTTCTGTAATCTGTACTTCTGTCCTGTTCCTGTGTTCTTTTGTTCATCTGCAAACTGCAGCAGGCACACTGAAGATGTAAAAGCAATTTTTCCCATTACAAACCTGGATGTTAAGGTGATGTCATCCGCTTTGTAGAGCAGGCATGCTAAGCAGTCAGCAAAAACTGCTGACTTTAACTGCTAAGTAAGTAGCAAAATAGTAGCATGGTAACTCAGAAGTATACCTCTGATTCATTTTGGAAGAACATCATGTGAAATGCTCGCTCTTTAAGAGAGAAAGCATAGATGAAGTCTGAAGCATGGAGAGGATGAACTCAGATAAATTTTTCCTTCGAGAAGCCGAGTACAGTGTATTTGGGCAGGAAAAATGACActccatctgcttttcttcctgagcATCTGTCTCTTAATTTGGAACAACTGTCTCTTGCAGGTTGAACATACACTTGCCTACACTTGCCTGTTCTTGGGGCTATTTGCAGCAAAGACCGCATCATCTGGTTCTTACATTTGTAGCGTTGTCTCCTATGAGCTGTCTCAGTAGGAACTGAGCAGTAGGCACAGGGATATTTCCTTTTATAGGTTGTGTGTGTTGTTTTGCTGAAACCATGGCTTACTACATTGTGTTTTATAAGCAAGTCTTGCTAAATGTTATGGATACGTGCTCTTAAACTGATAGCATTACATTGCAATAATTATGTTATAGTTAAAGGGA
This region includes:
- the NDUFV3 gene encoding NADH dehydrogenase [ubiquinone] flavoprotein 3, mitochondrial isoform X2; the protein is MLVATSLNSCYVSQESKSSLLVSANKGESISSTNLEEASKPSAEDMRMFMSRKTVVAFPQRVVVSSLEEENLTTPATEGGLRKDLVEEETSSSSSSDSDSSSDSEEENVGHDSEVAIKTKVEFPRQESIFSENTAVKASMLAKENLSQKSHKKYVAKKKPRKTETDVSPIKQVAFSKTSVSHETSKSKARDPKVKSTPKTADQQKLVLEPRMVESQDLTDATHKSDYLEEKSIGTQVAAIQLKASSVTQEDKKQKLVSRGEEKQVKKSQESEAEVTAPKLEEETSESTMVVMGSTAKEETIQEAVQPGERSTIEETTAAAEPAPEEFDNSTYKNLQHHEYNTYTFVDSVAVLSKFRQPQPSSGRLSPRH
- the NDUFV3 gene encoding NADH dehydrogenase [ubiquinone] flavoprotein 3, mitochondrial isoform X1 gives rise to the protein MAAPSLLGCGRAATRKVLRLEARGLRGAAPSAALCTRPAGSGTPPLPTNVVAPQGSTKLLAIKAPAEFPKMLSSSSLLVSANKGESISSTNLEEASKPSAEDMRMFMSRKTVVAFPQRVVVSSLEEENLTTPATEGGLRKDLVEEETSSSSSSDSDSSSDSEEENVGHDSEVAIKTKVEFPRQESIFSENTAVKASMLAKENLSQKSHKKYVAKKKPRKTETDVSPIKQVAFSKTSVSHETSKSKARDPKVKSTPKTADQQKLVLEPRMVESQDLTDATHKSDYLEEKSIGTQVAAIQLKASSVTQEDKKQKLVSRGEEKQVKKSQESEAEVTAPKLEEETSESTMVVMGSTAKEETIQEAVQPGERSTIEETTAAAEPAPEEFDNSTYKNLQHHEYNTYTFVDSVAVLSKFRQPQPSSGRLSPRH